The window CGCTAAGCGGCAGTTGCATTACCCTGGCCGAGGGCAGGACGGCAGCTATTCCTTCTGCCATGGCGGCTGCAGCTTCAGGAGCACTAAGGGCATCCTTAAATTTATCTGTTGCTATTAGAACCTTCATGCCGGCTGTTTATATTTCTATGCTCGTAAAGGTGCCGGGCTACCATATCGATCAAACCACTGTGGCCGGTGTTCAGCACTTCCAGTTTGTAATCCTTTAAGTGTCGCAGCAGCCGTTGCATGCCTTGTGGTGTCATGATCTTGTCGTAGCGCCCCAGGTACATCTCCAAACTTATATTATTTTTTTTTATTAATTCAGCGATCTGCCGCATGTTAAAGCGCAGCGGGCTAAAAACAGTCCAGCTATTGAAAACCCTCATTCGTTTTTCGGGATTGCTCATTTGCCAGTCGGCAAAACGTAAAACGCCCTGGTCCATCAGGCGGTATCGCTCCAGCTTATTAACAAGCTTATAGAAAGGCTCGGGTTTTTCCACCAGACCTCTGAAGAAATTCCGGCTCCAGCTGGGATAGGTGGCCATGCTGTACCAGAACGAAGTACGAATTCCATCAGGAGCAATCAGGATCAGCCGGTCTATTTTAGGTGCCATCAGCTCCAGTGTAGCCAGTACAAATTTTCCGCCCATACTGTAACCGCTCAGTTCAAATCGGTCTATACCATATTCTGCCAGAAAGGCACCCATCATTCTGTGCCAGAATTCCCGGTTTAAAGGCTTACGCGGATCTGGCCATACACTTTGTCCATGAAAAAACATATCGAAACTCCAGATGGTATGGGTTTCGCCCAATACACGGGCAAATGGGTAGTAAAACTGTCCATGCTGCCCAAAGCCATGAAAGGCAAGTAAAGTTTTAGGGCCGTTTCCCCAACGCCACCAGTGCAGTTTAGCCCCTTCGTATTCAAAAAATCCATTCATATCAATACCTCAGAAATAAAATTTGCCGCTTATCCTAAATAAATACGACTCTTCACAATTAAAGAAACTTTAACATTGGAAACTTTGTAAAAGAAAGGAGTTTCCATAGTTTTGGGCCGTTGAAAATGAGAACAGGAATAAGCGTGGATATACGACAGAATATCATAACTACTGCCGAAGAATTATTTATTCGCTATGGCTTTAAACGGGTAACAATGGATGACATTGCCCGTGAAATGTCCATTTCAAAAAAAACCATTTATCAGTTTTTTACTGATAAAAACGAGATTGTTTGTGCTGCTACCGAAGAACATCTGCGCAGGGAAGAAGAGCAGATGGAACAACTGGAGGAGGAGTCTGAAAACGTGATTGAGTTTTTGGTGAAATGCACCAAGATGATACGCCAGCATGTGGCAACGGTAAATCCTTCTGCTATCATGGAATTGCAGAAATACTTTCCCGACGGCTGGAATATCTTTTTACACTATAAAAAGAAAGTGTTTGTAAACTCGCTGATGCGTTCCCTGATACGAGGGCAGGAGGAGGGATATTTCAGGCCTGATTTCAATCCTGAAATACTGGCTATGCTACGTATGGAAGAAGTACAGCTATGCTTTGATAACAGGGTATTTCCCCGCAACCGATTCGATTTTACAGAAGTGCAGGTACAGGTATTCCGGCATTTCATAGAAGGACTGATGACGGCTAAAGGCCGCGATTTATTAGAAGATTATAAGAAAAACCTATCACCCCATGAGACTATTTTCTAAATCTATTCTGCTTATACTGGCAGTACTACTGGCGGGGACTTCTGTGTATGCACAAGAGGCTACCAAGCGGGTATTTTCCCTGCAGGAGGCCATAGCGCATGCTATTGAAAATAACGTTACGGTCAAAAATGAGCGATTGAATGAGGCTATTGCTACAGCACAGGTGAAGGAAACAGTTGCACAGGGCCTGCCACAGATCAATGCTGCCGGCAACATCACTCATAATGCCATTATTCCCATTACCTTTTTGCCTGCAAATGCTCTTAATCCCGGTGCGCCGGATGGTGTTTTCATGCCTGTTCCTTTTGGAGTGCCCTTTCAATCTAACGTCAGCGTATCTGCCGAGCAGCTTCTTTTTAACGGTTCGTATTTCATTGGCCTACGCGCGGCCAAGGTGTATAAAGAGTTGACCTTGAAGAATACTGTGAAAGCAGCCATAGATGTAGCCGAAGGTGTAGCCCTGGCTTATTACGGGGCGTTGGTGGCCGAGGAACGCATTGCTCTCTTAGATGCTAATGTGCAGCGCCTGGATACACTTTATGCAGAAACCCGTGCCATGAATGAGAATGGCTTTGTTGAGCTTATCGATGTGCAGCGCATTAAGGTGAACCTCAACAACCTTCGTACCGAGCTGGAGAATGTGCAGCGTTCTTACACTTTGAACCTGTCGGCGCTTAAATACCAAATGGGGCTGCCCAACAATGCGGACATTGAACTAGCAGAGCAGATTAGAAATCTAGAAGTGGACGAGCCCGGTTTAGGTCTTGATAGCTATCAGCAGCGTATTGAGTACCAACAGCTGAATATTAATCGTGATCTGGCCAATCTGGATCTGAGAAATACACGCATGCGTTATTATCCCACCCTTTCGCTCTTTGGCAATTTTGGCTACAATGCTGGTAAGTCCAAGCTGGGCGATCTGTTCCAGGAGTCTCCGGACTTCTATTTACCCATGGGTGGCGCAGATGTGCTCATAGAAGCTCATACCTGGAATCCATTTACTGCGGTTGGTGTCAATCTTAATATTCCTGTTTTCGATGGTTTTCTAAAGGCTAATACCATACGCCGCCAGAGGCTCATAACTGAGCAGGTAGATTTACAAATCAAGAACCTGGAAAATGCTATCGATATGGAGGTTCAGCAAGCGCAGGTGAACCTGCAGAACAGCCTTCAGAGCCTGGAGACCCAGCAGGAAAACATGGAACTTGCCCAGGAAGTATATCGCGTAACTAAAATTAAATACCAGCAAGGCGTGGGTAGTAATCTGGAAGTGGTGGAAGCCGAAAATGCGCTGAAAACTGCTGAAACCAATTATTACCAGGCACTCTATAATGCGCTTGTATCGCGGGTGTCGTACGACAAAGCAACCGGCAATTTATTAAAATAATCAGATTTCCCTACTACCATGAATATATCCAGAACATTAGTGCTACTTGCAGGAATAGGCTTTTTTGCTGCCTCTTGCGATTCAGGAGACGAGCTCTCTGAAAAGAAAACAGAGCTCAAGGAAAAAAAGAAAGAACTACAGGAGTTAAGAGCAGAAATTGCCGAGCTGGAAGATCAAATTGCAGCAGCAGATCCTACTTTTGGAAAAGAGGTGCGCGAAGCACAGCTGGTAACCACACTGCCTGTAAAGCAGGAAACCTTTGAACACTATGTAGAGGTGAGTGGCGATGTTCAGTCTGAAAAAAACATTGTTATCAGTGCCGAATCGATGGGTACCATAGAACAGGTACCGGTTAATGAGGGCCAGCAGGTAAGCCGTGGCCAGCTACTGGTAAGCGTTAATGCAGATGTGCTGCGCAATAACATCAGCGAAGTTAAAACCCAGCTGGATCTGGCAACGGCCGTTTATGAGCGTCAGAAAAACCTGTGGGATCAGAATATAGGCACCGAAGTACAATATCTGCAGACAAAATCCAATAAAGAGGCACTGGAAAACCGCCTCTCTATGATGCAGTCTCAGCTGTCGCAGGCGCAGGCAAGGGCTCCATTTGCAGGTACTGTAGAAGAGGTAATGGTACGGGCGGGTGAATCTGCCAGTCCTGGTAAACCGCTGGTTCGCCTGGTAAGCCTGCAGGATATGTACATTAAAGCCAATGTGTCTGAGAATCTGGTGGGTGCCTTCAAAAAAGGGGATAAGGTTGAGATATTCTTTCCTTCTGTTGATAAGACCTATGAATCTACGATCAAGGCAGTAGGACAGGTGATCAATCCCAACAACCGCACTTTTACACTGGATGCCCGCCTGCCTGACGACAGTGAGCTGCTACGCCCAAATCTGCTGGCTGTTTTAAGGGTGAAGGATTTCCAGGAGGAGAATGCGCTTATTGTTCCTACCCACCTGATTCAGCACGATCGTAAGGGTTCTTATGTTTATGTGGTGGAAAATAAGGATGGTGTGAGTCAGGTAAGCAAAAAGCATATTAACACCGGCCTGAGCTTCAACAACGAAACAATGGTAACATCTGGCCTGCAGGCTAACGATGTGTTGGTAAATGAAGGCTTCAGGCAGGTATCTGAAGGGGTGGCTGTAAAAGTTGCCGACGAAACTGTAGCTTCTAAATAATTAACGAATCCAGCATGGATCCTAAAGATAATAATGTTCAACGGGAATTTGGCATCAGTTCAGGTGCCATAAATAACCGTACCAGTATCATCATCCTCACGATTCTGATTGCGATTGCAGGTGTAATGGCTTATAACATTATGCCAAAAGAGAGCTTTCCGGAAATCAAGCAGCCAATGGTGTACATCAATACGCTATACCCGGGCAACTCGCCTGAGGATATGGAAAACCTGATTACGCGGCCTATTGAGAAAGAACTGAAATCAATGGATGGTATCAAGAAAATAACTTCTACCAGCATTGAAAACTATTCTATCATCACCGCAGAGTTTAATACCACTGTTGAGCTTACCAAGGCGCTGCAGGAGACTAAAGATGCGGTAGACCGTTCTAAAACCGAACTGCCCAGCGACCTGGACAACGACCCTACCGTGCAGGAATTTGATATTTCAAATTTCCCCATCATGTACCTTAATGTGTCGGGCGATTTTGGTATCGATGAGCTGAAAAACTATGCTGAATACCTGGAGGAAGAAATTGAGAAGCTTCCGGAAATCAGCGGTGTAGACATCAGGGGTGCACTGAACCGGGAGATCAGGATCAATGCAAACCAGTACCGCATGGAGGCTAACAATGTTAGCTTCAACGATATCAGAAATGCGGTTGCTGCGGAAAACCTTAGTATGTCGGGTGGTAACCTGCTGATGGGCGACTACCGCCGTTCTCTAAGCATCAGGGGAGAAATTGATAAGGTAAGTGATCTGAACAATATCATCGTGAAAAGCGAAGAAGATGTGATTGTTTACCTCAATGATGTGGCCACTGTAACAGACGCCTACGAAGAACGTGAATCTTATGCCCGCGAAAGCGGCGATCCGGTGGTAACGCTCGATATTAAAAAGCGTAGTGGCGAAAACCTGCTCGATGCTTCCGATAAAATCAAAGTGATTATTCAGAAGGCCAAGCAAAACCGCTTCCCGGAAGAGCTTAGAATTACTATTAACAACGATCAGTCCAAGCAAACCCGTAACCAGGTAGAAAACCTGGAGAACTCCATTATTTTCGGTGTAATACTGGTAGTGCTGGTACTGATGTTCTTTATGGGCCTGCGCAATGCCCTTTTTGTAGGTATTGCCATACCGCTCTCTATGTTCCTGGCTTTCATTATTCTGAACCTGGCAGGCGTTACTCTGAACATGATGGTGTTATTTGCACTGATCCTGGCGCTTGGTATGCTTGTGGACAATGGTATTGTGGTGGTAGAGAACATTTACCGCCTGAAGCAGCAGGGCTATAGTAACATCAGGGCAGCCAAGGAAGGCGTAGGGGAGGTGGCATGGCCTATTATTACTTCAACAGCAACTACGCTTGCTGCCTTTTTACCACTTGCCTTCTGGGGTGGTCTGGTAGGTGAGTTTATGAAGTTTTTGCCTATCACCCTCATCATTGTACTTACTTCCTCACTTTTTGTTGGGCTGGTGATTAACCCTGTTATCTCAGCGCTTTTAATGAAGTTGCCTGAAGATGAAGCGCGTAAAAAGAAGAAGATCTGGATATGGGCCATTGCCCTGGCTGTCCTGGCTATTGCGTTCTATCTGGCGGGTAGTCTGGCACTGGGTAACCTGTTGCTGCTCCTTGCCATCCTGATGCCGCTGAACATCTATTTTCTGGATCCTGCTACAGAATGGTTTCAGAATACCTTTTTGGTTTACCTGGAAAATATTTATTACCGCACGGTGAAGTTTGCCCTTAGCGGCTGGCGTCCGTACCTGTTCTTTTTTGGAACGGTAGCCCTGATGATATTTTCTGTAGTTCTTTATTTTGCCAGACAGCCTAAGGTGGATTTTTTCCCTGTGAATGAACCACAATATGTAAATGTTTTTATTGAGCAGCCTTTGGGCACCGATATTGAAACAACCAATGCCTTTACACAGCGGCTGGAAGAAAGAATCATTAAGATGATGGAGCCATATAATTATATGGTGGAATCTGTGGTGGCTCAGGTAGGCGCGGGTACCAGTGATCCCGGTGCCGGCCCTCAGGGTGGTGTAACACCTCACAAAGCCCGTATTACTGTTGCTTTCGAAGATTTTCAGCATCGCAAAGGCATTTCAACAGCCCAGCTGATGGAGGATATCCGGGAAGAATTAAATGATTACCCCGGAGCTGTGATTTCAGTAGAAAAGAACCGGGCTGGACCTCCTGTGGGTAAACCCATTGATCTTCAGATAAAGGGCGAAGATTATGAAAAGCTGATTGACCTGGCTGATTATGTGATTGAGTCTATTGAAAATAGCAACATTACCGGCTACGAAGGGCTGAAAACAGATTTGGAAAC of the Flammeovirgaceae bacterium 311 genome contains:
- a CDS encoding alpha/beta hydrolase fold protein (COG0596 Predicted hydrolases or acyltransferases (alpha/beta hydrolase superfamily)) is translated as MNGFFEYEGAKLHWWRWGNGPKTLLAFHGFGQHGQFYYPFARVLGETHTIWSFDMFFHGQSVWPDPRKPLNREFWHRMMGAFLAEYGIDRFELSGYSMGGKFVLATLELMAPKIDRLILIAPDGIRTSFWYSMATYPSWSRNFFRGLVEKPEPFYKLVNKLERYRLMDQGVLRFADWQMSNPEKRMRVFNSWTVFSPLRFNMRQIAELIKKNNISLEMYLGRYDKIMTPQGMQRLLRHLKDYKLEVLNTGHSGLIDMVARHLYEHRNINSRHEGSNSNR
- a CDS encoding TetR family transcriptional regulator (COG1309 Transcriptional regulator); translation: MRTGISVDIRQNIITTAEELFIRYGFKRVTMDDIAREMSISKKTIYQFFTDKNEIVCAATEEHLRREEEQMEQLEEESENVIEFLVKCTKMIRQHVATVNPSAIMELQKYFPDGWNIFLHYKKKVFVNSLMRSLIRGQEEGYFRPDFNPEILAMLRMEEVQLCFDNRVFPRNRFDFTEVQVQVFRHFIEGLMTAKGRDLLEDYKKNLSPHETIF
- a CDS encoding outer membrane efflux protein (COG1538 Outer membrane protein); protein product: MRLFSKSILLILAVLLAGTSVYAQEATKRVFSLQEAIAHAIENNVTVKNERLNEAIATAQVKETVAQGLPQINAAGNITHNAIIPITFLPANALNPGAPDGVFMPVPFGVPFQSNVSVSAEQLLFNGSYFIGLRAAKVYKELTLKNTVKAAIDVAEGVALAYYGALVAEERIALLDANVQRLDTLYAETRAMNENGFVELIDVQRIKVNLNNLRTELENVQRSYTLNLSALKYQMGLPNNADIELAEQIRNLEVDEPGLGLDSYQQRIEYQQLNINRDLANLDLRNTRMRYYPTLSLFGNFGYNAGKSKLGDLFQESPDFYLPMGGADVLIEAHTWNPFTAVGVNLNIPVFDGFLKANTIRRQRLITEQVDLQIKNLENAIDMEVQQAQVNLQNSLQSLETQQENMELAQEVYRVTKIKYQQGVGSNLEVVEAENALKTAETNYYQALYNALVSRVSYDKATGNLLK
- a CDS encoding RND family efflux transporter MFP subunit (COG0845 Membrane-fusion protein), encoding MNISRTLVLLAGIGFFAASCDSGDELSEKKTELKEKKKELQELRAEIAELEDQIAAADPTFGKEVREAQLVTTLPVKQETFEHYVEVSGDVQSEKNIVISAESMGTIEQVPVNEGQQVSRGQLLVSVNADVLRNNISEVKTQLDLATAVYERQKNLWDQNIGTEVQYLQTKSNKEALENRLSMMQSQLSQAQARAPFAGTVEEVMVRAGESASPGKPLVRLVSLQDMYIKANVSENLVGAFKKGDKVEIFFPSVDKTYESTIKAVGQVINPNNRTFTLDARLPDDSELLRPNLLAVLRVKDFQEENALIVPTHLIQHDRKGSYVYVVENKDGVSQVSKKHINTGLSFNNETMVTSGLQANDVLVNEGFRQVSEGVAVKVADETVASK
- a CDS encoding acriflavin resistance protein (COG0841 Cation/multidrug efflux pump); this encodes MDPKDNNVQREFGISSGAINNRTSIIILTILIAIAGVMAYNIMPKESFPEIKQPMVYINTLYPGNSPEDMENLITRPIEKELKSMDGIKKITSTSIENYSIITAEFNTTVELTKALQETKDAVDRSKTELPSDLDNDPTVQEFDISNFPIMYLNVSGDFGIDELKNYAEYLEEEIEKLPEISGVDIRGALNREIRINANQYRMEANNVSFNDIRNAVAAENLSMSGGNLLMGDYRRSLSIRGEIDKVSDLNNIIVKSEEDVIVYLNDVATVTDAYEERESYARESGDPVVTLDIKKRSGENLLDASDKIKVIIQKAKQNRFPEELRITINNDQSKQTRNQVENLENSIIFGVILVVLVLMFFMGLRNALFVGIAIPLSMFLAFIILNLAGVTLNMMVLFALILALGMLVDNGIVVVENIYRLKQQGYSNIRAAKEGVGEVAWPIITSTATTLAAFLPLAFWGGLVGEFMKFLPITLIIVLTSSLFVGLVINPVISALLMKLPEDEARKKKKIWIWAIALAVLAIAFYLAGSLALGNLLLLLAILMPLNIYFLDPATEWFQNTFLVYLENIYYRTVKFALSGWRPYLFFFGTVALMIFSVVLYFARQPKVDFFPVNEPQYVNVFIEQPLGTDIETTNAFTQRLEERIIKMMEPYNYMVESVVAQVGAGTSDPGAGPQGGVTPHKARITVAFEDFQHRKGISTAQLMEDIREELNDYPGAVISVEKNRAGPPVGKPIDLQIKGEDYEKLIDLADYVIESIENSNITGYEGLKTDLETGKPELLVRIDREKARRYGLSTQQIASELRTSLFGQEISKFKDGEDEYPIQLRLEDRFRYDLESLMNKRITFRNNKGQMRQIPISAVASVEYASTYGSIKRKDLDRVISVYSNVKEGYNANEIVEEIQTLVADMDVPQGYEVKIGGEQEEQAKSMAFLGRALMIAVFGIFLIIVAQFNSVISPFIIMCSVLFSTIGVFLGLVIFNMNFVVIMTGIGIISLAGVVVNNAIVLIDYTNLIRARRREELGLPEDGRLPYDEIVSSIIDGGKTRLRPVLLTAITTVLGLIPLATGMNINFFSLFSRFDADFYVGGDNAIFWGPMAWTVIFGLTFATFLTLVIVPVMYLIADKISYRISKV